A region from the Linepithema humile isolate Giens D197 chromosome 1, Lhum_UNIL_v1.0, whole genome shotgun sequence genome encodes:
- the LOC105672921 gene encoding uncharacterized protein translates to MLPSSVLDLTSQISKKIIQQLIQEIIMKRNNKEMEHRHYTQQNTEMPQGTAQLTPDHLISNSKISSSNAVIYPSQIPKNIPHEPNSHIFPLTFNNQHQLITSNKSHETVEALIANDADVSSNKVSQNRKNQEAASIKQLAPNRPQTLTQTLTTLNSHVSERDSMSMSAPKLLPSTSVNENDKTDTECIRKCNCTSNCNNTLCNIKIRHSSNSKHKFECSVKKCQKSFRWKSHLEIHMRSHTGKKPYVCTWENCGKKFSVTSDLNRHKRVHTGGEVHTCKICFRKYSKKSNLERHKKHKHYMYK, encoded by the coding sequence atgttGCCATCTTCTGTACTTGATTTAACGTCGCAGATAAGTAAAAAGATAATACAACAGTTAATACAggaaataataatgaagagaaataacaaagaaatggAACACAGGCATTATACGCAACAGAATACCGAAATGCCTCAAGGAACAGCACAACTTACACCAGATCATCTTATTTCAAACTCTAAAATCAGCAGTTCTAATGCAGTCATCTACCCTAGCCAGATTCCAAAAAATATTCCTCACGAACCAAACTCACATATCTTTCCACTCACATTCAACAATCAACATCAATTGATTACTAGTAATAAATCCCACGAAACCGTAGAAGCACTGATAGCGAATGATGCCGATGTGTCAAGTAACAAAGTATCGCAGAATCGTAAGAATCAAGAAGCTGCGTCAATCAAACAACTTGCACCAAACAGGCCGCAGACTTTAACGCAGACTTTAACGACGTTAAATTCTCACGTATCAGAAAGAGACTCAATGTCAATGTCAGCTCCGAAACTTTTACCTTCTACATCCGTAAACGAAAATGATAAAACGGATACTGAATGCATCAGGAAATGTAACTGCACTTCTAATTGCAATAACACTTtgtgtaacattaaaattagaCATTCAAGTAATagtaaacataaatttgagtgttctgtaaaaaaatgtcaaaagtcATTTCGTTGGAAGTCACACTTGGAAATACATATGAGGTCTCATACAGGTAAAAAACCATACGTCTGCACATGGGAGAACTGCGGTAAAAAATTCAGTGTAACGAGCGATCTGAACCGTCACAAACGCGTGCACACTGGCGGTGAGGTACATACgtgcaaaatatgttttagaaaatattcgaaaaaaagtaatttggaGAGACACAAAAAACATAAGCATTACATGTACAAAtag